From Juglans regia cultivar Chandler chromosome 6, Walnut 2.0, whole genome shotgun sequence, the proteins below share one genomic window:
- the LOC108982577 gene encoding peptidyl-prolyl cis-trans isomerase FKBP17-2, chloroplastic-like, whose product MATIFGSPPFLSHPLTKSHFSSSSQRPPPPTPPTPPSQPSPQLSTTSSEQQAPASVQVQKQKPTKRSTSATTAESTDWIASTLTRRFGLGAGLAWAAFLAFGVISEQIKTRLEVSQQEAETRNVEKEEEVVLPNGIRYYELIVGGGASPRPGDLVVIDLKGKVEGSGEVFVDTFGGEKKPLALVMGSRPYSKGVCEGIEYVLRSMKAGGKRRVIIPPSLGFRENGAELGSGVQIPPFATLEYIVEVEKVSIAPA is encoded by the exons ATGGCTACCATCTTTGGCTCTCCACCATTTCTCTCCCACCCCCTCACAAAATCTCACTTCTCTTCATCATCACAAAGGCCTCCTCCTCCTACCCCCCCAACTCCGCCTTCCCAACCATCTCCACAGCTAAGTACAACTTCATCAGAGCAGCAAGCTCCAGCctcagttcaagttcaaaaacagaaaccCACTAAACGCTCCACTTCTGCAACCACGGCTGAATCCACGGACTGGATAGCTTCCACCTTAACCAGGCGGTTCGGGCTTGGTGCAGGCCTTGCATGGGCTGCTTTCCTTGCTTTTGGTGTAATCTCGGAGcagattaagactcgccttgaAGTCTCCCAACAAGAAGCAGAAACTAG AAATGTTGAGAAGGAAGAGGAGGTGGTCTTGCCTAATGGCATAAG GTATTACGAGTTGATAGTTGGCGGCGGGGCTTCTCCGAGGCCAGGAGACTTGGTTGTGATTGATCTCAAGGGAAAGGTAGAGGGCAGTGGAGAAGTGTTTGTGGATACATTTGGTGGTGAAAAGAAGCCATTGGCACTTGTGATGGGATCCAGGCCATATAGCAAGGGAGTGTGTGAAGGAATAGAATATGTGTTAAGATCTATGAAGGCAGGGGGGAAAAGGAGAGTGATAATTCCTCCAAGTTTGGGGTTTAGGGAGAATGGAGCAGAGTTAGGTTCTGGTGTGCAGATTCCCCCATTTGCAACTCTTGAGTACATTGTAGAGGTTGAAAAAGTCTCCATTGCACCGGCTTGA
- the LOC109003721 gene encoding uncharacterized protein LOC109003721 isoform X2: protein MGTVIDSHFLGFTAIVTVVYQLFFFIVTALLRFDKVTDFAGSTNFIIIAILTLILKGSWNFRQVVLTLLVVIWGLRLALFLLMRILQWGEDRRFDEMRSNLGRLAIFWIFQAVWVWTVSLPVTVVNSSNRNPSLQAADIVGWIMWSVGFLVEATADQQKLVFKNSPDNRGKWCNVGLWQYSRHPNYFGEILLWWGIFVASAPVLEGAEWLVILGPIFLTLLLLFVSGIPMLEESADKKFGNVGAYRLYKSTTSPLILLPPVVYGNLPSWFKTMFLFEFPFYSRSLPQEELN, encoded by the exons ATGGGAACCGTTATCGACTCCCATTTCTTGGGCTTCACTGCCATTGTCACT GTGGTGTATcagttatttttctttatagtcACAGCTCTTCTCAGATTCGATAAAGTCACTGATTTTGCCG gAAGCACAAATTTCATTATCATTGCGATATTGACTCTGATTCTGAAAGGCTCATGGAATTTTAGACAG GTAGTCTTGACTTTGCTTGTAGTGATATGGGGTCTTCGTCTGGCACTGTTTCTATTAATGAG GATATTGCAGTGGGGGGAGGATAGACGTTTTGATGAAATGCGTAGTAATTTAGGAAGGCTGGCAATATTCTGGATATTTCAG GCTGTCTGGGTGTGGACGGTTAGTTTGCCTGTCACAGTGGTTAATTCAAGCAACAGAAATCCATCTCTCCAGGCTGCGGACATAGTTGGCTGGATTATGTGGTCTGTGGGTTTTTTAGTTGAAGCAACAGCTGATCAACAAAAATTGGTATTCAAAAACTCCCCAGACAATAGAGGGAAATGGTGCAATGTTGGACTATGGCAATACTCTCGTCATCCGAACTATTTCGGTGAG ATTCTCCTCTGGTGGGGAATTTTCGTAGCTTCCGCACCTGTTCTGGAAGGTGCTGAGTGGCTTGTAATCCTTGGGCCAATTTTTCTAACATTGTTACTTCTTTTCGTCAGTGGCATACCTATGCTAGAG GAATCAGCCGATAAGAAGTTTGGGAATGTGGGTGCATATAGGCTTTACAAAAGTACAACTAG CCCTCTAATTCTACTTCCGCCAGTAGTATATGGGAATTTGCCCTCATGGTTCAAAACAATGTTTCTCTTTGAATTTCCTTTCTACAGTCGTAGTCTTCCACAAGAAGAGCTAAACTG A
- the LOC109003721 gene encoding uncharacterized protein LOC109003721 isoform X1, whose amino-acid sequence MGTVIDSHFLGFTAIVTVVYQLFFFIVTALLRFDKVTDFAGSTNFIIIAILTLILKGSWNFRQVVLTLLVVIWGLRLALFLLMRILQWGEDRRFDEMRSNLGRLAIFWIFQAVWVWTVSLPVTVVNSSNRNPSLQAADIVGWIMWSVGFLVEATADQQKLVFKNSPDNRGKWCNVGLWQYSRHPNYFGEILLWWGIFVASAPVLEGAEWLVILGPIFLTLLLLFVSGIPMLEESADKKFGNVGAYRLYKSTTSPLILLPPVVYGNLPSWFKTMFLFEFPFYSRSLPQEELNWYRSNRGESGRGNVLKMH is encoded by the exons ATGGGAACCGTTATCGACTCCCATTTCTTGGGCTTCACTGCCATTGTCACT GTGGTGTATcagttatttttctttatagtcACAGCTCTTCTCAGATTCGATAAAGTCACTGATTTTGCCG gAAGCACAAATTTCATTATCATTGCGATATTGACTCTGATTCTGAAAGGCTCATGGAATTTTAGACAG GTAGTCTTGACTTTGCTTGTAGTGATATGGGGTCTTCGTCTGGCACTGTTTCTATTAATGAG GATATTGCAGTGGGGGGAGGATAGACGTTTTGATGAAATGCGTAGTAATTTAGGAAGGCTGGCAATATTCTGGATATTTCAG GCTGTCTGGGTGTGGACGGTTAGTTTGCCTGTCACAGTGGTTAATTCAAGCAACAGAAATCCATCTCTCCAGGCTGCGGACATAGTTGGCTGGATTATGTGGTCTGTGGGTTTTTTAGTTGAAGCAACAGCTGATCAACAAAAATTGGTATTCAAAAACTCCCCAGACAATAGAGGGAAATGGTGCAATGTTGGACTATGGCAATACTCTCGTCATCCGAACTATTTCGGTGAG ATTCTCCTCTGGTGGGGAATTTTCGTAGCTTCCGCACCTGTTCTGGAAGGTGCTGAGTGGCTTGTAATCCTTGGGCCAATTTTTCTAACATTGTTACTTCTTTTCGTCAGTGGCATACCTATGCTAGAG GAATCAGCCGATAAGAAGTTTGGGAATGTGGGTGCATATAGGCTTTACAAAAGTACAACTAG CCCTCTAATTCTACTTCCGCCAGTAGTATATGGGAATTTGCCCTCATGGTTCAAAACAATGTTTCTCTTTGAATTTCCTTTCTACAGTCGTAGTCTTCCACAAGAAGAGCTAAACTG GTATAGATCGAACCGGGGAGAAAGCGGGCGCGGCAATGTATTGAAGATGCATTAG